In Dolichospermum flos-aquae CCAP 1403/13F, the following proteins share a genomic window:
- a CDS encoding YggT family protein — translation MNLLITTLATFVSLYSYLLIIRVLLTWFPTVDWSSQPFAALSQISDPYLNLFRSIIPPLGGMDFSPILAFLALNIVGGVLDSLARATLVQGF, via the coding sequence ATGAATTTACTAATTACAACCCTAGCCACCTTTGTCTCCCTTTACAGCTATTTGCTGATTATTCGAGTCTTGTTGACTTGGTTTCCTACTGTTGACTGGTCGAGTCAACCATTTGCGGCTCTAAGCCAAATTAGTGATCCCTACCTCAATCTATTTCGTTCCATAATTCCCCCCTTGGGTGGTATGGATTTCTCCCCTATCCTGGCATTTTTGGCATTGAACATAGTTGGTGGTGTTTTAGATAGTTTAGCTCGCGCCACCTTGGTGCAAGGGTTTTAA
- a CDS encoding Uma2 family endonuclease: MIQTLSKVTTFEEFVAGLPENSGVRYELHNGNIIEMVQPVGEHEEVKGFLGVEIPFEIKRLGLPYGIPNQVIVRPEGKDSGYFPDVLVLNRENLVNEKLWKKESILSNGASIPLVIEVVSTNWRDDYHLKYADYEEMGISEYWIVDYAALGGRNFIGNPKQPTISVCNLVDEEYQISKFRDHERIISQTFPELNITANQIFQAY, from the coding sequence ATGATTCAAACTTTATCTAAAGTTACTACCTTTGAAGAATTTGTCGCGGGGCTTCCTGAAAATTCCGGGGTACGTTACGAACTACATAATGGGAATATCATTGAAATGGTACAACCGGTAGGAGAACATGAAGAAGTTAAAGGGTTTTTAGGTGTAGAAATTCCCTTTGAAATTAAACGTCTGGGATTACCCTATGGTATTCCTAACCAAGTTATAGTTAGACCAGAAGGTAAAGATTCTGGTTATTTTCCAGATGTGTTGGTGCTAAATCGGGAAAATTTGGTAAACGAAAAATTATGGAAAAAAGAATCTATTCTGAGTAATGGTGCATCTATACCTTTGGTGATTGAAGTTGTCTCAACTAATTGGCGTGATGATTACCATTTAAAATATGCTGATTATGAGGAAATGGGAATTTCTGAATATTGGATTGTAGATTATGCAGCTTTAGGTGGCAGGAATTTTATTGGTAATCCTAAACAACCCACAATTTCTGTTTGTAATTTGGTTGATGAAGAATATCAAATTAGTAAGTTTAGAGATCATGAACGGATTATTTCCCAAACTTTTCCTGAATTAAATATTACAGCAAATCAAATTTTTCAAGCTTATTGA
- a CDS encoding serine/threonine-protein kinase — protein sequence MICCLNPDCSNPQNPNNHQICQTCHTPLVPLLRNRFRVLRVLSDEGGFGRTYISEDIDKLNELCVVKQLAPKFQGTWSQKKAIQLFSEEARRLQELGEHPQIPTLIAYFEQDNCLYLVQQFIDGQNLFNELKSRRIYQDWDIQSILLDLLPIIKFVHQHGVIHRDIKPENIIRRKSDGRLTLIDFGSSKQLTAQVQRKNGTSIGSHGYSPIEQIRDGKAYPASDLFGLGATCFHLLTGISPFQLWMEYGYAWVGNWRHYLRFPLSLELAEIIDKLLQKEIQDRYQSADEVIRDLMKKHTHILPAANHTIIESPRKNSHPHSSKYIWVRNLIFILGIIVFFALAESGYREFRKLKTNFSFSWSQPRNSPPISEISAKKLSLVNTFSGHKSKVLSVVMSPNGKLIISSGDCEKSSNSQCHNIKLWDVITGKEITSLQGHSQNVNAVAITANGKTLVSGSDDKTIKIWNLETNQLIHTLKSHTDAIHSLAISGDGKTLVSASDDKTIKIWKLTTGKLIRTLIGHKYWVRSVDISPDGVTLASGSFDKTIKLWNINQEEPIQTLSTSSQTVIAVAFSPNGKILASSSRNRTIKLWNLQTLQEIRTLMVEDNSVNTIAFSPDGQILASAGRNISEEQIYHTIKLWNVATGEEMLTLTGHSNAVISLAFSADGKFLVSGGEDNLIKIWQIPVNNDENFSRRGLVLDKTKFR from the coding sequence ATGATCTGCTGTCTAAATCCCGATTGTTCAAATCCTCAAAATCCAAATAATCATCAAATTTGTCAAACTTGTCACACTCCGTTAGTGCCACTTTTGAGAAATCGGTTTCGTGTACTCCGTGTTCTTTCTGATGAAGGCGGATTTGGCAGAACTTATATATCAGAAGATATTGATAAATTAAATGAATTATGTGTAGTTAAACAACTAGCACCAAAATTTCAAGGTACTTGGTCACAAAAAAAAGCAATTCAGCTATTCTCAGAAGAAGCAAGACGACTTCAAGAATTAGGAGAACATCCCCAAATTCCCACATTAATAGCTTATTTTGAACAAGATAATTGTTTATATTTAGTACAACAATTTATTGATGGTCAAAATTTATTTAATGAATTAAAATCTCGGAGAATTTATCAAGATTGGGATATTCAATCTATTTTATTAGATTTATTACCAATTATCAAATTTGTGCATCAACATGGGGTAATTCATCGTGATATTAAACCAGAAAATATTATTCGTCGAAAATCTGATGGGAGATTAACACTTATTGATTTTGGTTCTTCTAAACAGTTAACTGCACAAGTACAGCGAAAAAATGGTACTTCTATCGGTTCCCATGGTTATTCTCCCATTGAACAAATTAGAGATGGAAAAGCCTATCCTGCAAGTGATTTATTTGGTTTGGGTGCGACTTGTTTTCATCTATTAACAGGAATTTCTCCTTTTCAATTATGGATGGAATATGGTTATGCTTGGGTAGGAAATTGGCGGCATTATTTACGTTTTCCTTTGAGTTTAGAATTAGCAGAAATTATAGATAAGCTACTACAAAAAGAAATACAGGATCGTTATCAATCTGCTGATGAAGTAATTAGAGATTTGATGAAAAAGCATACTCATATTCTACCAGCAGCGAATCATACAATTATAGAATCACCTAGAAAAAATTCTCACCCACATTCATCAAAATATATTTGGGTTAGAAATTTAATTTTCATCTTGGGGATAATTGTTTTTTTTGCATTAGCAGAATCTGGTTATCGAGAATTTCGCAAGTTAAAAACTAATTTTTCTTTTAGTTGGAGTCAACCTCGCAATAGTCCACCAATATCTGAAATATCAGCAAAAAAATTATCTTTAGTCAATACTTTTTCTGGACATAAAAGCAAAGTTTTGTCAGTGGTTATGAGTCCAAATGGTAAACTGATTATCAGTAGTGGTGATTGCGAGAAAAGTAGTAATAGTCAATGTCATAATATTAAATTATGGGATGTCATAACAGGTAAAGAAATTACCAGTCTCCAGGGACATTCCCAAAATGTTAATGCAGTAGCTATAACTGCTAATGGGAAAACTTTAGTTAGTGGTAGTGATGATAAAACTATTAAAATTTGGAATTTAGAAACAAATCAATTAATTCACACCTTAAAAAGTCATACTGATGCAATTCATAGTTTAGCTATTAGTGGTGATGGTAAAACTTTAGTTAGTGCTAGTGATGATAAAACTATCAAAATTTGGAAGTTAACAACAGGTAAGCTAATTCGTACTTTAATTGGTCATAAATATTGGGTACGTTCTGTAGATATTAGTCCTGATGGTGTCACCTTAGCAAGTGGTAGTTTTGATAAAACTATTAAATTATGGAATATTAATCAAGAAGAACCGATTCAGACTTTAAGTACCAGTTCACAAACAGTCATAGCTGTGGCTTTTAGTCCTAATGGTAAAATTTTAGCAAGTTCCAGCCGCAACCGCACAATTAAATTATGGAATCTACAAACCCTACAAGAAATTCGGACTCTCATGGTAGAAGATAATAGTGTTAATACTATTGCTTTTAGTCCTGATGGTCAAATTTTAGCAAGTGCTGGACGAAATATTTCTGAAGAACAAATCTATCACACCATTAAACTCTGGAACGTGGCTACAGGAGAGGAAATGCTAACATTGACGGGACATAGTAATGCTGTTATCTCCCTTGCTTTTAGTGCTGACGGGAAGTTTTTAGTTAGTGGTGGTGAAGATAATTTAATTAAAATTTGGCAGATTCCAGTCAATAATGACGAAAATTTTTCCCGTCGAGGTTTGGTACTTGATAAAACTAAATTTCGGTAA
- the argJ gene encoding bifunctional ornithine acetyltransferase/N-acetylglutamate synthase, protein MADWQIITGGVTAARGYKASGITAGLKASGLPDLALIVSDVEAIAAGVFTTSQVKAACVDYCRQVLQGKHSARAILCNAGQANAATGEQGIKDAQESADLLGQELGINPESILLASTGVIGQRIKMDILRGGIPKVVAELSETGSDAAAGAIVTTDLVTKSIALETIIHDRPVRIGGIAKGSGMIHPNMATMLAFVTCDAAVSSTLWQQMLTRAADRSFNSITVDGDTSTNDCLIALANGQSRTPAITEMGAEAQKLEAMLTYVCQHLAKAIARDGEGATCLIEVQVTGAHDELSARQIAKTIAGSSLVKAAIFGHDPNWGRIAAAAGRAGVPFEQENLSVKLGDILLFENGQPLPFDKAAASAYLKAAANGEYLQSDTVLISVGVGNGHGTGQAWGCDLSYDYVKINAEYTT, encoded by the coding sequence ATGGCAGACTGGCAAATAATTACTGGTGGTGTGACAGCAGCGCGGGGGTATAAAGCTTCGGGAATTACAGCAGGACTGAAAGCTTCGGGATTACCGGATTTAGCTTTAATTGTATCAGACGTGGAAGCGATCGCCGCAGGTGTATTCACCACTAGCCAAGTTAAAGCAGCCTGTGTAGATTACTGTCGTCAGGTATTACAAGGGAAACATAGTGCTAGAGCCATCCTTTGTAATGCAGGACAAGCTAACGCCGCAACAGGTGAACAAGGGATTAAAGATGCTCAAGAAAGTGCAGATTTATTAGGTCAAGAATTGGGTATTAACCCAGAATCCATTTTATTAGCTTCCACTGGCGTAATTGGTCAACGGATTAAAATGGATATTTTGCGGGGTGGTATCCCCAAAGTAGTTGCAGAACTATCAGAAACAGGTTCAGACGCAGCCGCAGGAGCAATTGTCACCACAGATTTAGTGACAAAATCCATAGCCTTAGAAACCATTATCCATGACCGTCCAGTGCGAATTGGTGGGATTGCTAAAGGTTCAGGGATGATTCACCCCAACATGGCGACAATGTTAGCCTTTGTTACCTGTGATGCAGCAGTCTCTTCCACGCTTTGGCAACAAATGTTAACCAGAGCAGCGGATAGAAGCTTCAATTCTATAACAGTTGACGGTGACACAAGTACAAATGATTGTTTAATTGCTTTAGCAAATGGTCAATCTCGCACCCCAGCAATTACCGAAATGGGGGCAGAGGCACAGAAACTAGAAGCTATGTTAACTTATGTGTGTCAGCATTTGGCGAAAGCGATCGCTCGTGATGGCGAAGGTGCAACTTGTTTAATAGAAGTCCAAGTCACTGGCGCTCACGATGAATTATCAGCCCGACAAATCGCCAAAACCATTGCCGGGTCATCTTTAGTCAAAGCTGCCATTTTCGGTCATGATCCCAATTGGGGACGGATTGCTGCTGCTGCTGGACGGGCTGGAGTCCCCTTTGAACAAGAAAACCTCTCTGTTAAATTAGGGGATATTTTACTATTTGAAAATGGTCAACCTTTACCCTTTGATAAAGCCGCAGCTAGTGCATATTTAAAAGCAGCAGCTAATGGTGAATATCTGCAATCAGACACGGTGTTAATTTCCGTCGGTGTTGGTAATGGTCATGGAACAGGTCAGGCTTGGGGTTGTGACTTGAGTTATGATTACGTAAAAATTAACGCTGAGTATACGACCTAA